From the genome of Gilliamella sp. wkB7, one region includes:
- a CDS encoding MFS transporter → MKQSIDLTTSERKLVFAMTLSSILPLLDSSIVNVILPSISNDINTSYAYIQWAVTVYMLACAAGILLSPYIHENFGLKKAWICSIFVFLVGSILVGFSFNLASLILFRCLQGFGAGILIPITQSTIAIYFGKERLKPTMALIAIPSVFAPALGPIFGAVISEQLNWRIAFFINMPLVLVAFFCGRTTIPDNKTSKYNMNIYVFMTFLIALILFFISIKNITSGGFFDIFNIIMLVLGIGLMMVSLITNNKSDSKLIDLSAFSCIQYSFAIIMGFLTSLIFFGFMIFFPLIQAINDNISITYIGMLLALQGVGAWLARKFIYKSLSEINSFLIIGVGLIISAISILIIQVGGIPSEIIGFIVRGSGLGVATIAVLSSPFEFCDKNQIKDTSAITRVIQQIGGAFGGVLSGILIHLTQDQIISVNCAYQTMFFVSLTFGLLAVIVYIFFGRVNIKI, encoded by the coding sequence ATGAAACAATCGATTGACCTGACAACCTCAGAGAGAAAGTTAGTGTTTGCTATGACGTTATCTAGTATATTGCCGTTATTAGATAGCAGTATAGTTAATGTTATTTTACCTTCAATTTCGAATGACATTAATACCTCTTATGCCTATATACAATGGGCTGTTACAGTATATATGCTTGCTTGCGCAGCCGGCATATTACTATCACCTTATATACATGAAAACTTTGGGCTCAAGAAAGCATGGATATGCTCAATTTTTGTTTTTCTTGTTGGTTCTATATTAGTTGGATTTTCCTTTAATCTGGCTTCTTTGATCTTATTCAGATGTCTACAAGGTTTTGGTGCAGGAATATTAATTCCCATTACTCAATCCACAATAGCGATTTATTTTGGTAAGGAAAGACTAAAGCCGACTATGGCATTGATTGCTATTCCGTCAGTCTTTGCCCCTGCGTTAGGACCAATTTTTGGAGCGGTCATATCAGAACAGTTAAATTGGAGAATAGCTTTTTTTATCAACATGCCTTTGGTGCTTGTAGCTTTTTTTTGTGGTAGGACGACAATACCTGATAATAAAACTTCTAAATACAATATGAATATTTATGTATTTATGACATTTTTAATTGCTTTAATACTCTTTTTTATCTCTATTAAAAATATCACTTCTGGGGGCTTTTTTGATATTTTTAATATTATTATGCTAGTTTTAGGTATTGGTTTAATGATGGTTTCGCTTATTACTAATAACAAGTCAGACAGTAAATTGATCGATTTAAGTGCATTTAGTTGTATTCAATATTCGTTTGCAATAATTATGGGATTTCTGACGTCACTTATCTTTTTTGGTTTTATGATTTTTTTCCCTTTAATACAAGCAATAAATGATAATATATCTATTACCTATATTGGTATGCTGCTTGCTCTACAAGGTGTAGGTGCTTGGTTGGCTAGAAAATTTATTTATAAATCTCTAAGTGAGATAAATTCGTTTCTAATTATTGGCGTAGGATTAATAATATCAGCAATAAGTATATTAATAATTCAAGTTGGTGGGATCCCCTCTGAAATCATCGGTTTTATTGTTCGAGGTTCCGGATTAGGCGTCGCCACGATTGCTGTTCTCTCTTCTCCATTCGAGTTTTGTGATAAAAATCAAATTAAGGACACGAGTGCAATCACACGAGTTATACAGCAAATTGGTGGTGCATTTGGAGGTGTATTATCAGGAATATTAATCCATCTCACTCAAGATCAGATAATATCAGTAAACTGCGCTTATCAGACAATGTTTTTTGTGTCTCTTACTTTTGGTCTTCTAGCGGTTATTGTCTATATTTTCTTTGGTCGAGTGAATATAAAGATTTAG
- a CDS encoding helix-turn-helix domain-containing protein, producing the protein MIQRQKQIDFARIRKAIGYLSENYKSQPTLEQAAEHVNLSSYHFQRMFSNWAGVSPKQFLRYINITHAKKLLKEDKASLLDTTYELGLSSTSRLHDLFIDIEGMTPREYKNGSETLSINYSFIESPFGKTIVASTIKGICYIAFVNDEESSLKLLKNQYPNALYQKHRDQIQQNVNKFIPFIN; encoded by the coding sequence ATGATACAAAGACAAAAACAGATAGACTTTGCTCGAATAAGAAAAGCTATCGGATATTTGAGTGAAAACTATAAATCTCAACCGACACTTGAACAAGCAGCAGAGCATGTAAATTTAAGTTCTTATCATTTTCAACGTATGTTTTCTAACTGGGCGGGTGTTAGTCCTAAACAATTCCTAAGATATATCAATATAACTCATGCTAAAAAACTTCTAAAAGAAGATAAAGCTTCATTATTGGATACTACCTATGAGTTGGGGTTATCAAGTACGAGCCGATTACACGATTTGTTTATTGATATTGAAGGTATGACTCCTAGAGAATATAAAAATGGCAGTGAAACCTTATCAATTAACTACAGTTTTATTGAAAGCCCTTTTGGAAAAACCATTGTTGCATCAACAATAAAGGGAATTTGTTATATCGCTTTTGTTAATGACGAAGAATCATCACTTAAATTATTGAAAAACCAATATCCTAATGCTCTGTACCAAAAACACAGAGATCAGATTCAACAAAATGTAAATAAATTTATTCCTTTTATAAATTAG
- a CDS encoding MFS transporter gives MNTKIENPKTGIILISILLAVFVVPTSISGTAIALPFIGANLSANATSLQWIVNSFNLTFACFTLLWGSFADTFGHKRAFIIGATIYTIASLLSAIAISPLMLDIARSFAGVGGAAIFSCGSAILIKTFDVDKRTNVFAFFGTTAGIGITFGPTISGFLLDLFNWRAIFILHTIILAIVIFMISTIRNDNPIKRQYHFDKIGSIFFTIALLLLMFSITESTRLGWSNLKTLILLGISCLFSVTFVIYEKYNTNPVLNLELLKNKRYVGLTLVPVVASFSFVTLLTYYPSYLTGVMQYSPSYAGIIMISLTFPVLFCPLLAGKIVSFGVSAIFIILISLVLMILGGILLFLIGGIDGQLYLINIALFMIGTGMGLTAGLVDGLALSCVESDQTGMAAGLLNTLRLGSEAIAVALYGSLLITNLNRNLPNLLTKYSLSSDLMEGWINSVASGNLTAPLTNVATNMHSIMLDDIILSYHSAFNFTLVMLIVVSGMISLVCLFLLKRKSSH, from the coding sequence ATGAACACAAAAATTGAAAATCCCAAAACAGGCATAATATTAATATCAATACTACTTGCTGTATTTGTGGTTCCAACATCTATCTCAGGAACAGCAATTGCGTTACCATTTATAGGAGCAAATCTTTCTGCTAATGCAACTTCACTACAATGGATAGTTAATAGTTTTAATTTAACTTTTGCTTGTTTTACTTTGTTATGGGGATCTTTTGCAGATACGTTTGGGCATAAAAGAGCATTTATAATTGGTGCAACAATTTATACGATAGCTTCGTTACTATCCGCTATTGCCATTAGCCCTTTAATGCTTGATATTGCCAGAAGTTTTGCAGGAGTTGGCGGTGCAGCTATATTTTCATGTGGAAGTGCCATATTAATCAAAACATTTGATGTGGATAAAAGAACCAATGTATTTGCATTTTTTGGAACAACGGCGGGTATTGGTATTACATTTGGACCAACAATATCGGGTTTTTTGTTAGATTTATTCAATTGGAGAGCTATTTTCATATTGCATACTATTATTTTAGCTATCGTAATATTTATGATTTCAACTATTAGAAATGATAATCCCATTAAACGCCAATATCATTTTGATAAAATTGGTTCAATATTTTTTACTATAGCTTTATTACTATTAATGTTTTCAATTACTGAAAGTACACGATTGGGTTGGTCAAATTTAAAAACATTAATACTTTTAGGTATCAGTTGTCTTTTTAGTGTTACATTTGTGATTTATGAGAAATATAATACTAATCCAGTCTTAAATTTAGAACTATTAAAAAATAAAAGATATGTAGGTTTAACACTTGTTCCTGTTGTTGCAAGTTTTAGTTTTGTTACGTTGCTTACCTATTATCCAAGCTATTTAACAGGAGTGATGCAGTACAGTCCTTCTTATGCAGGTATTATCATGATCTCATTGACTTTTCCTGTGTTATTTTGTCCTTTATTAGCAGGAAAAATTGTTTCATTTGGAGTATCAGCAATATTTATTATTTTGATTAGTCTAGTACTAATGATTTTGGGTGGAATTCTATTATTTTTAATTGGAGGTATTGATGGGCAGCTATATCTGATCAATATTGCATTATTTATGATTGGCACGGGAATGGGGCTGACAGCTGGGCTTGTTGATGGATTAGCATTAAGTTGTGTTGAGTCTGATCAGACTGGAATGGCCGCTGGTTTATTGAACACATTGCGTTTGGGTAGTGAAGCAATAGCTGTTGCTTTATATGGTTCATTATTAATTACTAATCTTAATAGAAATTTACCAAATTTATTGACAAAATATAGTTTGTCAAGTGATTTAATGGAAGGTTGGATAAATTCTGTGGCTAGTGGGAATCTAACTGCACCACTGACTAATGTTGCCACAAATATGCATTCAATAATGCTTGATGATATAATTTTAAGTTATCATAGTGCTTTCAATTTTACCTTAGTTATGTTGATCGTTGTTAGTGGAATGATCTCTTTGGTCTGCTTATTTTTATTGAAAAGAAAAAGTTCCCATTAA
- a CDS encoding TetR/AcrR family transcriptional regulator: MNTKRNSKEKLIKAMAVLLLEKGLANTSPNDILTRAEVGQGSLYHYFQGKEDLSLAAIKYNVEQLVNFNTLVLSSDKNAYDKLSDLLLKSRNIDRGCLVGQLARDRSIMENKGLAAEVNRGFESMKQTLESIIKVGISEGTISNILAPLEAVTLIMSTSQGAYIIAKGLQDDSYFHLAINTLLKIFTP, encoded by the coding sequence ATGAATACAAAACGAAATTCAAAAGAAAAACTAATCAAAGCTATGGCTGTTCTTTTGTTAGAGAAAGGTCTAGCCAATACAAGCCCAAATGATATTTTGACTCGTGCAGAAGTTGGTCAAGGTAGCCTGTATCATTATTTTCAGGGTAAAGAAGATTTATCACTAGCAGCAATAAAATATAATGTAGAGCAATTAGTAAATTTCAATACGTTAGTTTTAAGTTCTGATAAAAATGCATATGATAAACTTTCAGATCTTCTATTAAAATCCCGTAATATAGATAGAGGGTGTTTAGTTGGTCAACTTGCTCGAGATAGATCGATTATGGAAAATAAAGGTTTAGCTGCGGAAGTTAATCGTGGATTTGAGTCAATGAAACAAACTTTAGAAAGTATCATAAAAGTTGGGATTTCTGAAGGTACTATCTCTAATATTCTCGCTCCGTTAGAGGCCGTAACACTTATTATGTCTACTTCGCAAGGTGCTTATATTATAGCAAAAGGATTGCAAGATGATTCCTATTTCCACTTAGCTATTAATACACTATTGAAAATATTTACTCCATAA
- a CDS encoding CGNR zinc finger domain-containing protein, whose product MKTNTLDDLALVGDNDALNMINTVVKIDGNLIDRWSSTEQLIYWLNKVAGIIVPDDLHSSSALLEKAKELREITRVLIQQKKEGHSLDIEPLNAFLHKASRWLNLEYDANQSLIVTHHYAKHSPEQVLAPLAEATAKLIAQEDFSLVKHCEHKDCVLWFYDKTKAHKRRWCSMKVCGNRHKVMKFRKKQATL is encoded by the coding sequence ATGAAAACAAATACATTAGATGATTTAGCATTGGTAGGAGATAACGACGCGCTTAACATGATAAATACCGTCGTTAAAATAGATGGCAATTTGATTGATCGTTGGAGCTCAACAGAACAACTCATCTATTGGCTTAACAAAGTGGCTGGCATTATAGTTCCTGATGATTTGCACTCCTCGTCAGCATTACTTGAAAAAGCTAAAGAGCTAAGAGAAATAACAAGAGTACTTATACAACAAAAAAAAGAAGGGCATAGTTTAGATATTGAACCATTAAATGCATTTTTGCACAAAGCTAGTCGATGGTTAAATTTAGAATATGATGCTAACCAGTCGCTTATCGTCACTCATCATTATGCCAAACATAGTCCAGAACAGGTTTTAGCTCCTTTGGCAGAGGCTACAGCCAAGCTAATCGCGCAAGAAGATTTTAGTTTAGTAAAACACTGTGAGCACAAAGACTGTGTGCTATGGTTCTATGATAAGACAAAAGCCCACAAAAGACGCTGGTGTAGCATGAAAGTTTGTGGCAATAGACATAAAGTTATGAAGTTTAGAAAAAAGCAAGCAACCTTATAA
- a CDS encoding SIR2 family protein, with protein sequence MENLNYLSFNEKDIKDIITASQNNKLVFFIGAGFSKLSETESLKIPSWEELINELKEDLNISNESDYLKIAQLYFLKFGEHAYENKVKSSIKDLTPSKFHKNLFDLKPHYIITTNWDYLIENTPQEKRLAYDLIRSDADLANSQLDKKIIKMHGDFQQHNFVFKEDDYLQYGQNFPLIEGYIKGIFSTCTIVFLGYSYNDYNLKQIVSWITRISKATPKKYLLQGKFDLAQNRYLENHGISLLTPFTQDLSYERLYESFFEDLNTAIKPEKLIVKLVNSVKNLVDTESNEKQKDNLNEYLNNKVVKYFNDKISPLSQYQILLPEQVRNKLTNCALSYDGLDVILNILDNEPKSNLTYDFNKDIRDINLNYIKYVLKADDHHSQNFLSILNKAFITKIQINGKLEKVKNKSNEIQEYFWKKMYFQYSPNDIEILFSNKKYDSLLKYFSEKVSYYLDQKNYIMTTIYMANHDYIYDILKFHADNIKDPEYEISKEIIKNNIHYDYESKVRDFPETIQPDLQKLQKIIDLSEIYKAYYEFHTKSRENKERAQNRKNGGISWSNDEYTLRDKLYPYVYFISGNDLLIENGTATKQFFESIILESFEHYLIEDKFSINQKDLFIIIKYCQAKKIKAFAEKLIDGNKLVSICKLGQKQIIQIKQYLLKALTNICKSLGYREKNNIQETFINKCFSNILIVLGFVSWEPQEFEQIIDTIIPVYEQRTLSTDIYENLKYFLSVNWNLYETSHPNILKFIDITLSKIIKKKLNGYDNFILNQNILINIYAVSINAGYEYKNIELLKDALEVIKKYQYESQQYFVDKLLLDIKQIGSEEVKELIDKFVNENILNLTCETPYDYILKLLLIYYGYQPPTDFIKNLKHFIDKNIPNNLNEPDFLKSKIQSQLPELLKSIIKDENLDSKIREQFQSILEQFEEKTKSSPKITDS encoded by the coding sequence ATGGAAAATTTAAATTACCTTTCTTTCAACGAAAAAGACATAAAGGATATCATAACTGCTAGTCAGAACAATAAGCTAGTATTTTTTATAGGTGCAGGTTTTTCTAAATTAAGTGAGACAGAATCACTAAAGATTCCAAGTTGGGAAGAGCTAATTAATGAACTAAAAGAAGATTTGAATATATCAAATGAAAGTGATTATTTAAAAATTGCTCAACTCTATTTCCTTAAGTTTGGAGAACATGCTTACGAGAATAAAGTAAAATCATCAATTAAAGACTTAACCCCAAGCAAATTTCATAAAAACTTATTTGATTTAAAACCTCATTATATTATTACGACAAACTGGGATTATTTAATTGAAAATACACCACAAGAAAAAAGGCTTGCATATGATCTTATTCGTTCAGATGCAGATCTTGCTAACAGCCAATTAGATAAAAAAATTATTAAAATGCATGGTGACTTTCAACAACATAATTTTGTTTTTAAAGAAGATGACTATTTGCAATATGGTCAAAATTTTCCACTGATCGAGGGTTATATTAAAGGCATCTTTTCGACATGTACAATTGTTTTTTTAGGATACTCATATAATGATTATAATTTAAAACAAATTGTTTCATGGATTACTCGAATATCCAAAGCAACACCCAAAAAATATTTACTTCAAGGTAAATTTGACCTAGCCCAGAATAGATATCTTGAAAATCATGGAATTTCACTATTAACTCCTTTTACTCAAGATTTATCTTATGAGCGTTTATATGAGTCTTTTTTTGAAGACTTAAACACAGCAATAAAACCAGAAAAACTAATAGTAAAATTAGTAAATTCAGTTAAGAATTTAGTTGATACTGAATCGAATGAAAAACAAAAAGATAATTTAAATGAATATTTAAATAATAAAGTGGTTAAATACTTTAATGATAAAATTAGCCCTTTATCACAATACCAAATACTGTTACCAGAACAAGTTAGAAACAAACTAACTAACTGCGCCTTAAGTTATGATGGCTTAGATGTAATACTAAATATTTTGGATAATGAGCCTAAAAGCAATTTAACTTATGACTTCAATAAAGACATTAGAGATATAAATCTTAACTATATTAAATATGTCTTAAAAGCTGATGACCATCATAGTCAAAATTTTTTATCCATTTTGAATAAAGCTTTTATAACCAAGATACAAATTAACGGTAAGTTAGAGAAAGTCAAAAATAAATCAAATGAGATTCAAGAATATTTTTGGAAAAAAATGTATTTTCAATACAGCCCGAATGATATTGAAATTTTATTTTCTAATAAAAAATATGACTCGTTACTAAAATATTTTTCTGAAAAAGTAAGTTATTATTTAGATCAAAAGAACTATATTATGACTACCATATACATGGCTAATCATGATTATATCTATGATATTCTTAAGTTTCATGCGGATAATATTAAAGACCCTGAATATGAGATCTCAAAAGAAATAATAAAAAACAATATACATTATGATTACGAAAGTAAGGTTCGTGATTTTCCAGAAACTATACAACCAGATCTTCAGAAATTACAAAAGATTATTGATCTTTCAGAAATATATAAAGCATATTATGAATTTCATACAAAATCTCGAGAAAATAAAGAGCGCGCACAAAACAGAAAAAATGGAGGAATATCTTGGTCCAATGACGAATATACTTTAAGGGATAAGCTATATCCTTATGTGTATTTTATTTCAGGCAATGACCTCTTAATTGAAAATGGTACCGCAACGAAACAATTTTTTGAATCCATCATTTTAGAAAGCTTCGAACATTATTTAATAGAAGACAAGTTTTCTATTAACCAAAAAGACTTATTTATCATTATCAAATACTGCCAGGCAAAGAAAATAAAAGCATTTGCTGAAAAACTTATTGATGGAAATAAGTTAGTTAGTATTTGTAAGTTAGGACAGAAACAAATAATCCAAATAAAGCAATATCTGTTAAAGGCATTAACTAATATCTGTAAATCATTAGGCTATAGAGAGAAAAATAATATTCAAGAAACTTTTATTAATAAATGTTTTAGTAATATATTGATTGTGCTAGGATTTGTAAGTTGGGAACCCCAAGAATTTGAACAAATAATAGATACAATTATTCCTGTTTATGAACAAAGAACCTTAAGTACAGATATTTATGAAAATCTCAAGTATTTTTTATCGGTTAACTGGAATTTATACGAAACTTCACACCCTAATATTCTGAAATTTATAGATATTACACTTAGTAAGATTATTAAAAAAAAGTTGAATGGATATGATAACTTTATTCTAAATCAAAATATTTTAATAAATATATACGCTGTCTCAATAAATGCTGGATATGAATATAAAAATATTGAATTATTAAAAGATGCTTTAGAGGTAATAAAAAAATATCAATATGAATCTCAACAGTATTTTGTAGATAAATTATTATTAGATATAAAGCAGATCGGCTCTGAAGAAGTAAAAGAACTAATTGATAAATTTGTTAATGAAAATATTTTAAATCTCACATGCGAAACCCCATATGATTATATTTTAAAACTATTACTTATTTATTATGGTTATCAACCCCCAACAGATTTTATTAAAAATTTAAAACATTTTATTGATAAAAATATTCCCAATAATTTAAATGAGCCAGATTTTTTAAAATCAAAAATTCAATCACAATTGCCGGAACTGTTAAAATCTATTATCAAAGATGAAAACTTAGACTCAAAGATAAGAGAACAATTTCAAAGTATACTCGAACAATTTGAAGAAAAAACGAAAAGTTCACCAAAGATTACAGATAGTTAA
- a CDS encoding tRNA-dependent cyclodipeptide synthase — MKGKHVLFGISPFNYKFDQSYIKSMLEWEFMLVLALNLQICN; from the coding sequence ATGAAAGGAAAACATGTTCTATTTGGAATTAGCCCTTTTAATTATAAATTTGATCAGAGTTATATTAAGAGTATGTTGGAGTGGGAATTCATGCTTGTATTGGCGCTCAATTTGCAAATATGCAATTAA
- the gap gene encoding type I glyceraldehyde-3-phosphate dehydrogenase — protein MMTNVAINGFGRIGRSFIRALQESSNDIKVVAINDLGSIEQLAHLLKYDTAFGRFTKSIEVKKDYLVIDGYEIAVYQERYPENLPWAKHKIDVVLESTGIFNDGKKAQAHIKAGAKKVLISAPASNVDLTIVQGVNNNMYNRNEHHIISNASCTTNCLAPLVKVIHENFVIKSGFMTTIHAYTQDQNLQDGPHRDMRRARSAAQNIVPTSTGAAQSIGIVIPELNGKLDGGSIRVPVITGSMIDLTVELEKEVTAQLVNNTIKDAVKSEEMEGILVYTEDEIVSSDIIQNPASSIFDSKLTKVIDGKLLKVISWYDNEWGFSNRLVDTILQMK, from the coding sequence ATGATGACAAATGTAGCTATTAATGGTTTTGGTCGTATTGGACGAAGTTTTATACGTGCCTTGCAAGAGAGTTCGAATGATATCAAAGTTGTTGCAATCAATGATTTAGGTTCAATTGAACAACTAGCTCATCTTTTAAAATATGACACAGCTTTTGGACGTTTTACTAAAAGTATTGAAGTAAAAAAAGATTATTTAGTTATTGATGGTTACGAAATTGCTGTTTACCAAGAACGTTATCCTGAAAATCTTCCATGGGCTAAACATAAAATTGATGTTGTTCTTGAATCAACAGGAATATTTAATGATGGGAAAAAAGCACAAGCACACATAAAAGCTGGGGCTAAAAAGGTTCTGATCTCCGCACCGGCCTCAAATGTTGATTTGACTATTGTACAAGGCGTGAATAACAATATGTACAATAGGAATGAACATCACATCATTTCAAATGCTTCATGTACTACAAATTGTTTAGCTCCTTTAGTAAAAGTAATACATGAAAATTTTGTTATTAAATCAGGGTTTATGACAACTATTCATGCTTACACTCAAGATCAGAATCTTCAGGATGGTCCACATCGAGATATGAGGCGAGCACGTAGTGCAGCTCAAAATATCGTCCCGACGTCAACTGGTGCAGCACAATCAATTGGTATAGTTATACCTGAATTAAATGGAAAACTGGATGGTGGTTCGATACGAGTTCCAGTTATCACCGGTTCAATGATAGATCTGACAGTAGAACTAGAGAAAGAAGTGACAGCACAATTAGTAAATAATACCATTAAGGACGCAGTTAAATCCGAAGAAATGGAGGGTATTCTTGTTTACACCGAAGATGAAATTGTTTCATCTGATATTATTCAAAATCCAGCTTCCTCTATTTTTGACTCTAAACTGACTAAAGTTATAGATGGTAAATTACTCAAAGTTATTAGTTGGTATGATAATGAATGGGGGTTTTCAAATCGTTTAGTGGATACAATATTGCAAATGAAATAA
- a CDS encoding MFS transporter, with product MLAQATFAMGFAGIPITGILMRESYNFSLHELGFVLGSMGLGVAASEIVWGIITDKLGDKTVLILGLWSSTLVFVVIALWLTPGNSNNGIKYLHLGAALAMAGACGGSINSSSGRTVMQWFDDSERGFAMSVRQTAIPVGGAIGTGLLPWLAYSYGFEVTFLALAVIGLTVGFAVLFFIKSKQDEFKQEKTSTLTVSPLKSADVWKVVIAAGFLTVPQMAVLTFGGVYMRDVLDINLTLISIILIGVQIGGGILRIWSGFYTDRKKNRISLLKYYAVLSGIASFILCLMVNNTYSGVTFLVLTGLFGHAWHGLAYTEAAVKAGIERAGTALGMVGSTVFFAYFLTPILVSNIAHSYGWGAVWAVVAILTFASLLCFISLPKKKRNSTSFG from the coding sequence GTGTTGGCACAAGCAACATTCGCAATGGGGTTTGCTGGCATTCCTATAACTGGAATTTTAATGCGAGAATCTTACAATTTTTCATTGCATGAACTTGGTTTTGTTTTAGGTTCAATGGGACTTGGTGTTGCAGCTTCTGAGATAGTATGGGGAATCATCACGGATAAGTTAGGCGATAAGACAGTTCTAATTTTAGGACTATGGTCATCAACACTGGTATTTGTCGTTATAGCATTATGGCTTACACCAGGAAATTCTAATAATGGAATTAAATATTTACACTTAGGAGCTGCTTTGGCAATGGCTGGAGCTTGTGGCGGTAGTATTAACTCGTCATCAGGTAGAACAGTAATGCAATGGTTTGATGATAGTGAGCGGGGCTTTGCTATGAGTGTTCGCCAAACTGCAATTCCAGTAGGTGGGGCAATTGGTACTGGTTTACTTCCTTGGCTAGCATATTCATATGGTTTTGAAGTGACTTTTTTAGCCTTAGCTGTAATAGGTTTAACTGTCGGTTTTGCTGTTTTGTTTTTTATTAAATCTAAACAAGATGAATTCAAACAAGAAAAAACATCTACTCTTACCGTGTCACCACTGAAAAGTGCTGACGTTTGGAAAGTTGTTATCGCCGCAGGCTTTCTAACTGTACCGCAAATGGCAGTACTTACCTTTGGAGGCGTTTATATGAGAGATGTTCTTGACATCAATTTAACTTTGATCTCTATTATTCTTATTGGTGTTCAAATAGGTGGTGGAATTCTCAGAATTTGGTCCGGCTTTTATACTGACCGGAAAAAGAATCGTATTTCTTTATTAAAGTATTATGCTGTACTAAGTGGAATTGCTTCTTTTATACTTTGTTTAATGGTGAATAACACTTACTCGGGTGTTACTTTTCTTGTATTAACGGGTTTATTTGGACATGCATGGCACGGTCTTGCTTATACTGAAGCAGCTGTAAAAGCTGGTATAGAAAGAGCAGGAACTGCATTGGGAATGGTTGGTAGCACAGTATTTTTTGCATATTTTTTAACACCTATTCTAGTATCCAATATTGCACATAGCTATGGATGGGGAGCAGTTTGGGCGGTTGTAGCTATTTTAACATTTGCATCTTTATTGTGTTTCATTTCGCTACCAAAAAAGAAAAGAAATTCGACTTCCTTTGGTTAA
- a CDS encoding AraC family transcriptional regulator — protein sequence MNTPLISPQLASSDSEPMIVSTVSHSSQRVTQRHDHSRGQLLGTLQGLISIEAESCQWVVPATHCVWIPPNVQHSLLRSHGPFEGWSIYIQKNACTKLPVKPYILELSNLLREAITRTMSWHNSELEPEQKRLIAVILDEIRTMPKVELALPMPKDMRLLKIALALSDNPGDNKKINDWGVWAGISRRSLTRRFTNETGFNFTQWRQKLRMLKALELLAAGKPITEISLYLGYDNISGFISIFRQNFGVTPGNYQKSMINRLAWRNFTKTAIQNDKLIK from the coding sequence ATGAATACGCCACTTATTTCTCCACAACTAGCTTCTTCTGATAGCGAACCGATGATCGTATCGACAGTCAGTCACTCTTCACAAAGAGTGACACAACGTCATGATCATTCGAGAGGACAATTACTCGGTACCTTACAGGGTTTAATTTCAATTGAAGCAGAAAGTTGTCAATGGGTAGTGCCTGCAACTCACTGTGTCTGGATACCTCCAAATGTACAACATAGTCTTCTTAGATCGCATGGGCCATTCGAGGGATGGAGCATCTATATACAAAAAAATGCATGTACTAAACTACCTGTCAAACCATACATTTTAGAATTATCTAACTTATTGCGCGAAGCAATTACACGGACCATGTCATGGCATAATTCAGAATTGGAGCCGGAACAGAAGCGTTTAATTGCCGTGATCCTTGACGAGATTAGAACAATGCCTAAAGTTGAGCTAGCTCTTCCAATGCCAAAAGATATGCGTTTGCTAAAAATCGCTTTAGCTTTATCTGATAATCCTGGTGATAATAAAAAAATCAATGACTGGGGCGTTTGGGCGGGCATTTCCCGACGATCATTAACACGTCGATTTACAAATGAAACTGGGTTTAATTTCACACAATGGCGTCAGAAACTGCGCATGTTAAAAGCGTTAGAATTGCTTGCTGCTGGAAAACCAATCACAGAAATATCTTTATATTTAGGTTATGACAATATTAGTGGGTTTATTTCTATATTTCGACAAAATTTTGGGGTAACGCCGGGAAACTACCAAAAATCCATGATAAACCGTCTCGCATGGCGAAACTTTACTAAAACTGCTATCCAAAATGATAAATTAATAAAATAA